A single genomic interval of Mustela nigripes isolate SB6536 chromosome 7, MUSNIG.SB6536, whole genome shotgun sequence harbors:
- the CDKL4 gene encoding cyclin-dependent kinase-like 4, with translation MEKYEKLAKIGEGSYGVVFKCRNKTSGQVVAIKKFVESEDDPVVKKIALREIRMLKQLKHPNLVNLIEVFRRKRKMHLVFEYCDHTLLNELERNPKGVADGVIKSVLWQTLQALNFCHKHNCIHRDVKPENILITKQGIIKICDFGFARILIPGDAYTDYVATRWYRAPELLVGDTQYGSSVDVWATGCVFAELLTGQPLWPGKSDVDQLYLIIRTLGKLIPRHQSIFKSNQFFHGISIPEPEDMETLEEKFSDAHPMSLNFMKECLKMNPDDRLTCAQLLESPYFDSFHEDQIKRKARTEGRNRRRQQNQLLPLIPGSHISPTPDGRKQVLQLKFDHLPNI, from the exons atggaaaaatatgaaaaattagcCAAGATTGGAGAAGGGTCCTATGGGGTTGTATTCAAGTGCAGAAACAAAACCTCTGGACAAGTGGTAGCTATTAAAAAGTTTGTGGAATCTGAGGATGATCCAGTTGTTAAGAAAATAGCACTAAGAGAAATACGGATGTTGAAG CAATTAAAACACCCAAACCTTGTGAACCTCATTGAGGTgttcagaagaaaaaggaaaatgcatttaGTTTTTGAATACTGTGATCACACACTTTTAAATGAGCTGGAAAGAAACCCCAAAGG AGTTGCTGATGGAGTGATCAAAAGTGTATTATGGCAAACACTTCAAGCTCTTAATTTCTGTCATAAACATAAC TGTATTCACAGGGATGTAAAACCTGAAAATATTCTAATAACTAAGCAAGGAATAATCAAGATCTGTGACTTTGGGTTTGCACGAATTCTGA TTCCAGGAGATGCCTACACTGATTACGTGGCGACACGGTGGTACCGAGCTCCGGAACTTCTGGTGGGAGACACGCAGTACGGTTCCTCTGTGGACGTATGGGCCACTGGCTGCGTTTTTGCAGAGCTTCTTACAGGCCAGCCACTCTGGCCTGGAAAATCAGATGTGGACCAGCTTTATCTGATCATCAGAACACTGG GAAAACTAATCCCAAGACATCAATCTATCTTCAAAAGTAACCAGTTTTTCCATGGCATCAGTATTCCTGAGCCAGAAGACATG gaaACTCTTGAAGAAAAGTTCTCAGATGCTCATCCCATGTCTTTGAATTTCATGAAG gagTGTCTGAAGATGAATCCTGATGACAGATTAACCTGTGCCCAACTCCTGGAGAGCCCGTACTTTGATTCTTTTCATGAAgaccaaattaaaagaaaagcacgtactgaaggaagaaacagaagacgCCAGCAG AATCAACTGTTGCCTCTCATACCAGGAAGCCACATCTCCCCCACACCTGATGGAAGAAAACAAGTCCTCCAGTTAAAATTTGATCATCTTCCAAACATTTAG